A part of Marinobacter psychrophilus genomic DNA contains:
- the ilvN gene encoding acetolactate synthase small subunit — MRRIISVLLENEPGALSRVVGLFSQRNYNIETLTVAPTEDPTMSRLTVTTTGSERVIEQITKQLNKLIEVIKLVDLTEGAHIERELMLVKLKATGSQRAEIKRTVDIFRGQIVDVTSSVYTVQLAGDSAKLDGFIQAIGATGVLEVVRSGVSGIARGEKVLSL, encoded by the coding sequence ATGCGTCGAATCATTTCTGTTTTGTTGGAAAATGAGCCGGGCGCGCTGTCGCGGGTAGTGGGTCTGTTTTCACAGCGCAACTACAACATTGAAACCCTGACGGTTGCACCTACCGAAGACCCGACGATGTCGCGTTTGACTGTAACGACGACGGGTTCTGAGCGGGTGATTGAGCAGATTACCAAGCAGCTGAACAAGCTGATTGAAGTAATCAAGCTCGTTGATCTCACCGAGGGTGCCCATATCGAGCGTGAACTCATGCTGGTAAAGCTGAAAGCAACGGGCTCCCAGCGCGCCGAAATCAAACGCACCGTAGACATTTTTCGTGGTCAGATCGTTGACGTCACCAGTTCGGTGTATACCGTGCAGCTGGCGGGCGATAGTGCCAAGCTGGATGGCTTTATTCAGGCCATTGGTGCAACCGGTGTTCTGGAAGTAGTGCGTAGTGGTGTATCCGGTATTGCTCGCGGTGAAAAAGTGCTCAGCCTTTAA